The following proteins are co-located in the Clostridiales bacterium genome:
- a CDS encoding phosphate acetyltransferase, whose amino-acid sequence MDSVFMEGLIAKAKQNPKSIIFPESDNAKVLQAAANVAELGVAFPILVGKKEVICNFAEESGIPSAAFRFIDNADEETAAKIVKKYLALSGDLTEKTLIRKSKDPLYFAAACVKVGEADCLAAGNTYTTGEVILASQMMIGMQEGIETISSLGIVEAPGFEGPNGNLLGITDCAVCQNPNAGELADIACASADTIQNLLGWDPKVALICFSTDGSGQHEITEKVVEAVKIANAKRPDLDIDGEFQLDAAINPNVAARKVRRESRVAGKANIIVFPDLNAGNIGVKLIQTFGKALAHGPLLQGFAKPVTDFSRSAPVDEIVGNLVMLVLKAGR is encoded by the coding sequence ATGGACAGTGTTTTTATGGAGGGGCTGATCGCAAAAGCCAAGCAGAATCCCAAGTCGATCATCTTTCCGGAATCGGACAATGCCAAGGTTTTGCAGGCTGCCGCAAACGTGGCAGAGCTGGGAGTAGCCTTCCCTATTTTAGTGGGGAAAAAGGAAGTTATCTGTAACTTTGCCGAAGAGAGCGGCATCCCATCGGCAGCCTTCCGCTTCATTGACAATGCAGACGAAGAGACCGCAGCCAAAATTGTGAAAAAATATCTGGCCCTGAGCGGAGACCTGACGGAAAAGACATTGATTAGAAAGTCTAAGGACCCACTGTATTTTGCTGCGGCCTGTGTGAAGGTTGGCGAGGCAGATTGCCTTGCGGCAGGAAATACTTATACAACTGGGGAGGTGATCCTTGCCAGCCAGATGATGATCGGTATGCAGGAGGGAATAGAAACCATTTCCAGCCTGGGTATTGTGGAAGCCCCCGGCTTTGAAGGGCCAAATGGAAACCTTCTGGGAATCACAGACTGTGCTGTGTGCCAGAATCCCAATGCCGGTGAGCTTGCGGATATTGCATGCGCATCTGCTGACACGATTCAAAATTTGCTGGGATGGGATCCGAAGGTGGCGCTGATCTGCTTCTCGACTGACGGAAGCGGGCAGCATGAAATAACCGAAAAAGTGGTCGAAGCCGTAAAAATTGCGAATGCAAAGCGACCCGATCTCGACATCGACGGGGAATTTCAGCTTGATGCTGCAATCAATCCGAATGTGGCGGCAAGAAAGGTAAGGCGAGAAAGCAGGGTTGCGGGAAAAGCCAACATTATTGTATTTCCCGATCTCAATGCGGGGAATATCGGGGTCAAGCTGATCCAGACCTTTGGAAAGGCCTTGGCTCATGGCCCGCTGCTGCAGGGATTTGCAAAGCCCGTTACGGATTTTTCCAGAAGTGCCCCGGTGGATGAAATTGTCGGAAATCTCGTGATGCTTGTTCTGAAAGCAGGAAGATAA
- the buk gene encoding butyrate kinase yields the protein MGDELKILTINPGSTSTKVALFQDAEELFSANIAHEAGVLKTFPEINDQFDYRRETILKVLREHEIDLREVDAFSGRGGGLVALEGGTYEINEKLLEHARAGFTIKHPAMLGSQLAHSFATLYGKPAFVVNPPDVDEFQLLARVTGLKNVTRESRVHALNQKEIGLRYAQSIGKNYENLNLIIAHIGGGVSVTAHRRGKMVDSNDVANGDGPMAPTRCGSIPVHSIVKMCFSGEYTEKEMLDKTTKTGGLVDHLNTADVLSIVKMIEAGDSYAELIFDGMIYQIVKAVGSMATVLKGDVDGIILTGGISYNEHLVEEITAAVSFIAKVTAMPGEFEMEALASGAIRVLTGVEKPLSYTGIPVWQGFE from the coding sequence ATGGGAGACGAATTAAAGATTCTGACGATCAACCCCGGATCCACATCCACCAAGGTGGCCTTGTTCCAAGACGCGGAGGAACTATTTTCCGCTAATATCGCCCATGAAGCCGGGGTGTTGAAAACCTTCCCTGAGATCAACGATCAGTTTGATTATCGGAGAGAGACCATCCTGAAGGTTCTTCGGGAACATGAAATCGACCTGCGGGAGGTGGACGCCTTCTCCGGCAGAGGCGGCGGACTGGTTGCCCTGGAAGGCGGTACATATGAGATAAACGAGAAGCTGTTGGAGCACGCCAGAGCGGGCTTTACCATCAAGCATCCTGCCATGCTGGGAAGTCAGTTGGCTCATTCTTTTGCGACACTGTACGGAAAACCAGCCTTTGTAGTGAATCCGCCGGATGTAGATGAGTTTCAGCTGCTGGCCAGAGTTACCGGCTTGAAGAATGTCACGAGAGAAAGCCGGGTCCATGCGCTGAACCAGAAGGAGATCGGACTGAGATATGCCCAATCCATCGGGAAGAATTATGAAAATCTCAATCTGATCATCGCCCATATCGGCGGCGGGGTGTCTGTAACCGCCCACAGAAGAGGGAAAATGGTGGACTCCAATGACGTAGCAAACGGAGACGGGCCTATGGCACCCACAAGATGCGGATCCATACCCGTTCATTCCATCGTAAAAATGTGCTTCTCTGGTGAATACACCGAGAAGGAAATGCTTGACAAAACCACAAAGACCGGCGGTCTGGTAGATCATCTGAATACAGCGGATGTCCTTTCCATCGTGAAAATGATTGAAGCGGGGGATTCCTATGCAGAGCTGATCTTTGACGGTATGATTTATCAGATTGTCAAAGCCGTCGGCAGCATGGCAACGGTTCTGAAAGGTGATGTGGACGGTATCATCCTCACGGGAGGAATTTCTTATAATGAGCATTTGGTGGAGGAGATCACAGCGGCTGTTTCCTTCATTGCCAAGGTAACGGCAATGCCGGGGGAATTTGAGATGGAAGCATTGGCAAGCGGAGCAATCCGGGTGCTCACCGGTGTGGAAAAGCCTCTTTCCTATACCGGAATCCCCGTGTGGCAGGGTTTTGAATAA
- the acpS gene encoding holo-[acyl-carrier-protein] synthase, with protein MIAGIGVDIITMRRLDQSLAFEDPFVCRTFTEGELAEARRSRDPARFLTSRFACKEAVFKCLKINGNSVRLKEIDIRTSEIGYPTVALRGNLKKYAEERGIVSIEVSLSHEDEYVVAFAAAQTDSPK; from the coding sequence ATGATCGCCGGTATTGGCGTCGATATCATAACCATGAGGCGGTTGGATCAATCCCTGGCATTTGAAGATCCGTTTGTATGCAGGACCTTTACGGAGGGCGAGCTTGCGGAGGCGAGACGGAGCCGGGATCCGGCTAGATTTCTCACATCCAGATTCGCATGCAAGGAGGCAGTTTTCAAGTGCCTAAAAATCAATGGCAACAGTGTTCGTCTAAAGGAGATCGATATACGCACATCCGAGATCGGTTATCCGACCGTTGCACTTCGGGGCAATTTGAAAAAATACGCGGAAGAGAGGGGGATCGTTTCCATAGAAGTGTCATTGTCCCATGAGGATGAGTATGTTGTCGCCTTTGCTGCAGCCCAAACTGACAGCCCAAAATAA
- a CDS encoding MFS transporter, translating to MKSNKTLKLAILSISFLLMLRLTISPALAEIGKAFPEVNQGTLMNMVILASVMAIPFGFISGILANFMKKKTILYIGFIFYIIGGLGPMFAPTFNMVLFFRALLGVGTGLFLPFAAGLIADFFQGEEREKMIGYQSTAVALGNIITSILAGVLATINWRLSFLIYAFAVITLILVASKMPEPLKIEKQKEQGGMVNRKMMFVCGAIFIYAIIYYAFFGYLAFVVDSKGLGNAASTGLATMVMTAVSMIAGIFYAQFVRRLGKAALPFILVVNVVGYYLLSIAGSFSMIVISAVFIGLGFGLLMPYGTSKVTKAAPPAAAVFANGLYMTAVNLGTAVSPTILIAVGKGFNNPDGQFIFFCCSVALALGLIISILLTLGTKKLKTEKAGS from the coding sequence ATGAAAAGCAACAAAACGCTAAAACTTGCAATCCTATCGATTTCATTTCTACTGATGCTGAGGCTCACCATTTCCCCCGCCCTTGCCGAAATCGGCAAAGCCTTTCCTGAAGTAAACCAGGGAACACTGATGAACATGGTTATTCTAGCTTCTGTTATGGCGATTCCCTTCGGATTCATCTCCGGCATCCTGGCGAATTTCATGAAGAAGAAAACGATTCTATATATCGGTTTTATCTTCTATATCATTGGAGGTCTTGGGCCTATGTTTGCGCCGACCTTCAATATGGTTCTCTTCTTCAGAGCCCTTCTCGGCGTTGGGACAGGACTGTTCCTTCCCTTTGCAGCAGGCTTGATTGCGGATTTCTTCCAGGGTGAGGAGAGAGAAAAGATGATCGGATACCAGAGCACGGCTGTTGCACTGGGCAATATTATTACAAGTATCCTTGCGGGTGTACTGGCAACGATCAATTGGAGACTATCCTTCCTGATCTATGCCTTTGCGGTGATCACGCTGATTCTTGTTGCATCCAAAATGCCGGAACCTCTCAAAATTGAAAAACAGAAGGAACAGGGCGGCATGGTAAACCGCAAAATGATGTTTGTCTGCGGTGCAATTTTTATTTATGCAATTATCTATTATGCCTTCTTTGGTTATCTTGCTTTTGTGGTAGACAGCAAGGGACTTGGCAATGCGGCATCTACTGGTCTGGCAACCATGGTAATGACGGCGGTATCGATGATCGCAGGGATCTTCTATGCCCAATTCGTCAGGAGACTCGGGAAGGCGGCACTGCCTTTTATTCTGGTAGTGAATGTAGTCGGATATTATCTCCTTTCCATAGCGGGAAGTTTCTCGATGATCGTTATTTCAGCGGTGTTTATCGGGTTAGGATTTGGGCTCTTGATGCCTTACGGAACCTCCAAGGTTACGAAGGCAGCGCCTCCAGCAGCAGCTGTATTCGCGAACGGACTGTATATGACAGCCGTCAATCTCGGTACGGCGGTTTCTCCCACCATCTTGATTGCAGTGGGAAAAGGGTTTAACAATCCTGACGGGCAATTCATTTTCTTCTGCTGTTCTGTCGCTCTTGCGCTAGGCTTAATCATTTCCATTCTACTTACTCTAGGGACTAAGAAACTGAAAACGGAGAAAGCAGGCAGCTGA
- a CDS encoding alpha/beta hydrolase: MDHVLKIPLGNGSGEVYLKGYPAEGYPIEGYPAEGVSPDKEDQLRPAVIICPGGGYLCIAEQEAEPVARRFAEEGFVPFILYYSIMEQARYRTGQPFKPVLELKEAFRILHQKGKQWGADQKRILLAGSSAGGHLALQYCGEVCCGVPGVAAAEKQSTVAMSEPALLRPAAILLSYPLTDYRYLNQDWSTGEGDLKIDLHRLAKKKIFGTADPDEEQLEALNIIHRLDENLPPTFIWHSRDDGVIDVESSLRLERRLKALGVPCKLHLLEKGIHGEPLENPAWIAIALEWLRGVQRY; the protein is encoded by the coding sequence ATGGATCATGTTTTAAAAATCCCTCTCGGAAATGGATCCGGTGAGGTTTATCTCAAGGGGTATCCCGCGGAGGGGTACCCTATTGAGGGGTATCCTGCAGAGGGAGTTTCCCCGGATAAAGAGGATCAGCTCCGGCCGGCAGTAATCATCTGCCCGGGAGGAGGATATCTCTGTATTGCGGAACAGGAAGCGGAGCCCGTGGCGCGCCGATTTGCCGAAGAAGGTTTTGTTCCCTTTATCCTCTATTATTCCATCATGGAACAGGCCCGATACCGAACAGGGCAGCCTTTTAAACCTGTTTTGGAATTAAAGGAGGCGTTCCGCATCCTTCATCAGAAAGGAAAACAATGGGGGGCGGATCAGAAACGCATTCTGCTGGCGGGTTCTTCAGCCGGGGGACATCTGGCGCTTCAATACTGCGGCGAAGTCTGCTGCGGCGTGCCTGGGGTCGCTGCTGCGGAGAAACAATCAACCGTAGCCATGAGTGAACCAGCCTTGCTAAGGCCTGCTGCAATCCTTCTATCCTACCCCCTTACAGATTACCGATACCTGAATCAGGACTGGAGTACGGGGGAGGGAGATTTGAAAATCGATCTTCATCGCCTGGCAAAGAAAAAAATTTTCGGCACTGCTGATCCGGATGAGGAGCAGCTCGAAGCCCTTAATATCATTCATCGTCTTGATGAGAATCTCCCACCTACTTTTATCTGGCATTCACGGGATGACGGGGTCATTGATGTTGAAAGCTCATTACGCCTGGAGCGAAGACTGAAAGCGCTGGGAGTGCCATGCAAGCTGCATCTTTTGGAGAAGGGTATCCATGGAGAGCCGTTAGAGAACCCCGCGTGGATTGCAATTGCATTAGAATGGCTGAGAGGGGTTCAAAGATATTAG
- the lipB gene encoding lipoyl(octanoyl) transferase LipB has product MLLNLVRLGQIDYPDALDLQNRLLKLRQLDLIEDTLLLLEHPPVITVGTAGKDINILANEDFLKSKGVSVHHISRGGDVTYHGPGQLVGYPILNLRQQDKDVKVFFKKLENTFIELLKHEYRIDAGRDPKYPGVWVGNEKITALGCAVKRWVTMHGFAFNINTNLEHFQWINPCGILDKGVTSLQKILGHAQDMEAITEKTAEYFIQQYGYQSNNVERSVFLDQVERLTQELESREEEQR; this is encoded by the coding sequence ATGCTGCTTAATCTTGTAAGACTTGGACAAATCGATTACCCGGATGCACTGGATTTGCAGAACCGGCTTCTGAAGCTGAGGCAGTTGGATCTGATCGAAGACACGCTGCTGCTGCTGGAGCATCCTCCCGTAATTACAGTAGGGACAGCAGGTAAGGACATCAATATTCTGGCCAATGAGGATTTCTTGAAATCCAAAGGTGTTTCCGTCCACCACATCAGCAGAGGCGGAGATGTGACCTATCACGGCCCCGGCCAACTGGTGGGATACCCCATACTCAACCTGAGACAGCAGGATAAAGATGTGAAGGTTTTTTTCAAAAAGCTGGAAAATACCTTTATTGAGTTGCTGAAACATGAATACAGAATCGATGCGGGAAGAGATCCAAAGTACCCTGGCGTATGGGTAGGAAATGAAAAAATCACCGCGCTCGGCTGTGCAGTGAAACGCTGGGTTACCATGCATGGTTTTGCTTTCAATATCAACACAAACCTGGAACATTTCCAATGGATCAATCCCTGCGGAATTTTGGATAAGGGTGTGACTTCCCTGCAAAAAATTCTTGGACATGCGCAGGATATGGAAGCAATCACAGAGAAAACAGCTGAATATTTTATTCAACAATACGGATATCAATCAAATAATGTGGAGAGAAGTGTTTTCCTGGATCAAGTGGAGAGGTTGACGCAAGAGCTGGAAAGCCGTGAGGAGGAGCAAAGATGA
- the lipA gene encoding lipoyl synthase, with protein MNEQKPDWLKIRVSYSPKINEVSEMLKALNLHTVCQEANCPNAMECFGKRTATFMILGRECTRQCTFCNVSKGHPMLVDEDEPARVAKAAAELDLKHVVVTSVTRDDLPDGGAGHFARVIEEVKKTSPATAIEVLIPDFEGDKEALAVVAAAKPQVINHNIETVKRLYPSVRPIADYDRSLELIQRVKELDPSIYSKSGLMVGLGETPDEVEELLKDLRKSDCDIVTIGQYLAPSALHHPVVEYVTPEQFEKYKLLAEGMGFRHVASSPLVRSSYHAGEAFSNDSI; from the coding sequence ATGAATGAACAGAAACCGGATTGGCTTAAGATAAGAGTGTCCTATTCTCCAAAGATCAATGAGGTAAGTGAGATGCTGAAGGCATTAAACCTGCACACGGTCTGCCAGGAGGCTAATTGCCCCAATGCGATGGAATGTTTTGGGAAGAGAACGGCAACCTTTATGATCCTAGGAAGGGAGTGCACGAGACAATGTACATTTTGCAATGTCTCCAAGGGGCATCCAATGTTGGTAGACGAGGACGAGCCTGCCAGAGTTGCCAAGGCCGCTGCCGAGCTGGATCTAAAGCACGTAGTCGTGACCTCTGTAACAAGAGACGATCTTCCTGATGGAGGAGCGGGCCATTTTGCAAGGGTGATTGAAGAGGTGAAGAAAACCTCGCCGGCAACTGCAATTGAAGTATTAATTCCCGATTTTGAGGGAGATAAGGAAGCACTTGCAGTGGTTGCTGCTGCCAAGCCCCAGGTCATCAATCATAATATTGAAACCGTAAAACGCCTCTATCCATCCGTGAGACCCATCGCCGATTATGATCGGTCTTTGGAATTGATTCAGAGAGTGAAGGAGCTTGATCCTTCTATTTATTCTAAATCAGGATTGATGGTAGGTCTGGGAGAGACTCCAGATGAGGTGGAGGAATTATTGAAGGATCTGCGTAAATCAGATTGCGATATCGTTACCATAGGCCAGTATTTGGCACCATCTGCGCTGCATCATCCGGTGGTAGAATACGTAACTCCAGAGCAGTTTGAAAAATATAAGCTGCTGGCGGAAGGAATGGGTTTTCGGCATGTGGCATCTTCTCCTCTTGTAAGAAGCTCCTATCATGCTGGAGAGGCATTTTCCAATGATTCCATTTGA
- a CDS encoding methylglyoxal synthase, whose protein sequence is MSNNLLGKQKKIALIAHDHRKKDMIEWALKNKELLSGHFLCGTGTTASLIAEETGLPVKPYKSGPLGGDQQIGAMISEGKVDFMVFFWDPLTSQPHDPDVKALLRIAVLYDIPAAMNRSTADYLLTSPLMNSEHERHIITYQNSVKVK, encoded by the coding sequence ATGAGCAATAACTTACTCGGGAAACAAAAGAAAATCGCTTTGATCGCCCATGATCACAGAAAAAAGGATATGATTGAATGGGCCCTGAAGAACAAAGAGCTTCTGAGCGGTCACTTTCTTTGTGGGACCGGAACCACTGCCTCTCTCATTGCTGAAGAAACCGGCCTGCCGGTCAAGCCATATAAGAGCGGCCCGCTGGGGGGAGACCAACAGATCGGCGCGATGATTTCAGAAGGAAAGGTGGATTTCATGGTCTTTTTCTGGGACCCGCTTACATCACAGCCTCATGATCCGGATGTAAAAGCACTCCTTAGAATCGCAGTGCTCTACGACATACCGGCTGCAATGAATCGTTCTACTGCCGATTACCTTTTGACTTCACCGCTTATGAACAGTGAGCACGAGCGTCATATCATCACCTACCAAAATTCAGTCAAGGTAAAATAA
- a CDS encoding diguanylate cyclase, translating into MQESRRMVGSWKLEELINFEALQTMFENLNKVVGIPVGIMDMDGNALASAGWNGICSSYHRKHPETAKRCKISDQCIKMHIGYDDFVAYKCLNHMWDAAVPLIIEKEHLATLFIGPYFHEDELINLDLYKKQAAEFGFDEEQYLSALQEVPRISKEKIRSLLEYYKAFVMTVVDSSLSKLMYMEASSKLNRLFDSMQDHIILLDRSGRFLEWNRPISQEVCLYPEEFIGNYYYDVLPYELCALLERGLKRLETEDVIAPHIFPYRVNELEVWYSAQITKVMHFLSGKADCYMIALRDVTERKKTEDEIRFLNYYDKLTGVYNRRYYENEIKRFDCEENLPISIIIGDVNGLRMVNDAFGHDKGDELLQKAAAAIQAACREQDLVARWGGDEFVILLPNTKGEDAERLIQKIRQLYSEEYVNSVNINISFGWETKYSADEDIMKVLKSAEDYMYKHKLLESQSLRGNIIGTIINTLHEKNYREEQHSKRVSELCQKIGKVMGLSEIDIHKLKVVGLLHDIGKIAIGEGILNKPGRLSDLEFIEIKRHPDIGYRILSASDEMLDLAECIWAHHERWDGGGYPKGLSGTEIPQLSRIIAVADSYDAMTSERPYRKALSDHEAILEIRNHAGTQFDPDVARIFTEDVLNNRWE; encoded by the coding sequence ATGCAGGAGAGCAGGCGAATGGTGGGCAGTTGGAAACTGGAAGAACTAATCAATTTTGAAGCACTTCAGACAATGTTTGAGAACCTGAACAAAGTCGTGGGAATTCCCGTAGGAATTATGGATATGGATGGAAATGCGCTTGCCTCAGCAGGATGGAATGGAATTTGTTCCAGTTACCACAGGAAACACCCTGAAACAGCAAAGCGATGTAAAATTAGTGATCAGTGCATCAAAATGCATATTGGATATGATGATTTTGTGGCATATAAGTGCCTGAATCATATGTGGGACGCAGCGGTTCCCCTCATCATTGAAAAGGAACACCTTGCCACCTTATTCATAGGGCCGTACTTTCATGAAGATGAACTCATCAACTTGGATTTATATAAAAAGCAGGCAGCGGAGTTTGGCTTTGATGAAGAGCAGTACCTATCGGCATTGCAGGAGGTTCCCAGAATCTCCAAAGAAAAAATACGATCCCTACTGGAATATTACAAAGCTTTTGTAATGACAGTAGTTGACAGCAGCTTATCAAAACTCATGTACATGGAAGCGAGCAGTAAGCTAAACCGGTTATTCGACTCCATGCAGGATCATATTATTTTACTGGATCGCTCCGGCAGATTTTTAGAATGGAATCGCCCGATCTCCCAGGAGGTTTGCCTCTACCCAGAGGAGTTTATCGGGAATTATTACTATGATGTACTTCCTTATGAACTGTGCGCCTTGCTGGAAAGAGGGCTGAAGAGGCTGGAAACAGAGGATGTTATCGCACCGCATATCTTTCCATACCGTGTAAATGAACTTGAGGTATGGTATTCTGCGCAGATTACCAAAGTAATGCATTTTCTATCAGGAAAAGCAGATTGCTACATGATTGCTCTGCGGGATGTAACGGAACGGAAGAAAACCGAGGATGAAATCAGGTTCCTGAATTATTACGATAAACTAACGGGAGTTTACAATAGAAGGTATTATGAAAATGAAATAAAACGGTTCGACTGTGAAGAGAACCTTCCGATCTCCATTATCATTGGTGATGTGAACGGTCTTCGGATGGTCAACGATGCCTTCGGGCATGATAAAGGAGATGAATTGCTTCAGAAAGCTGCTGCTGCCATCCAAGCAGCATGCAGGGAACAAGATCTGGTTGCTCGCTGGGGCGGTGATGAATTTGTGATTCTCTTGCCGAACACCAAGGGCGAAGATGCGGAACGCCTGATACAAAAAATTCGCCAGCTTTATTCTGAGGAATATGTCAATTCCGTCAACATCAATATCTCTTTCGGGTGGGAAACAAAATATTCTGCCGATGAAGATATCATGAAGGTTCTCAAAAGTGCGGAAGATTATATGTATAAGCATAAGCTCCTCGAGAGCCAGAGTCTGCGAGGGAATATTATCGGTACGATCATCAATACCCTTCATGAAAAGAATTACAGAGAAGAGCAGCATTCCAAACGGGTAAGTGAGCTGTGCCAGAAAATCGGGAAGGTCATGGGGCTTTCTGAGATTGACATTCATAAGCTGAAAGTAGTAGGACTTCTCCACGATATCGGTAAGATTGCAATTGGCGAAGGTATTTTGAATAAGCCGGGCAGACTATCTGATCTGGAATTTATCGAAATTAAAAGGCACCCAGACATTGGATACAGAATCTTGAGCGCTTCAGACGAAATGCTCGATCTGGCAGAATGCATCTGGGCTCATCATGAAAGATGGGATGGGGGCGGATATCCCAAGGGGCTCAGTGGTACCGAAATCCCCCAGCTTTCAAGAATTATCGCTGTAGCTGACAGCTACGATGCCATGACCAGTGAAAGGCCCTATCGAAAAGCCCTGAGCGACCATGAGGCTATTTTAGAAATCAGGAACCATGCGGGAACCCAGTTTGATCCAGATGTTGCAAGGATTTTCACGGAAGATGTTTTGAACAACAGGTGGGAGTAA
- the pgeF gene encoding peptidoglycan editing factor PgeF → MKTEYWLNNKRIVAGMTFAADSEPERNNMALHVCRDQEAVLANRRKLAEEVGCSLDNFVCTNQTHSANIRRVGAGERGRGSMRADTAIADTDALYTYEPGLLLCCFTADCVPVILYHEKTGLIGTIHSGWQGTVKEITPKFLERIKKQENCNLDELSVFIGASLSADRFEVDEDVSLQFSQLEYANDLISYHRERRKYHIDNQLTVKRQCELAGVNPERIFIDRTCTYEAKDCFSYREDKACGRHLSFILRKE, encoded by the coding sequence GTGAAAACCGAATATTGGCTCAACAATAAAAGAATTGTGGCAGGTATGACCTTTGCGGCTGATTCCGAGCCGGAACGTAATAACATGGCACTTCACGTATGTAGGGATCAGGAAGCTGTTCTCGCCAACAGAAGAAAACTTGCAGAAGAAGTTGGATGCAGCCTGGACAACTTTGTTTGTACGAACCAGACCCACAGTGCGAATATCAGGCGGGTTGGTGCAGGAGAACGAGGACGAGGGTCAATGCGTGCGGACACAGCCATTGCTGATACAGATGCTTTGTACACCTATGAGCCGGGATTGCTCTTGTGCTGCTTTACTGCGGACTGCGTTCCTGTAATCCTGTATCATGAAAAAACAGGTCTCATAGGAACCATTCATTCCGGCTGGCAGGGTACTGTGAAGGAAATCACACCAAAGTTTCTTGAGCGGATAAAAAAACAAGAGAACTGCAACCTGGACGAACTCTCCGTATTCATCGGGGCTTCACTGAGTGCAGACCGATTTGAAGTGGATGAGGATGTCAGCTTGCAGTTTTCGCAATTGGAATATGCAAACGATTTGATCTCTTATCACAGGGAGAGACGGAAATATCATATCGATAACCAGCTGACCGTAAAGCGCCAATGTGAGCTGGCGGGGGTCAACCCGGAACGAATTTTCATCGATCGTACCTGTACGTATGAGGCGAAAGATTGCTTTTCCTACAGGGAGGATAAGGCTTGCGGCAGACACCTTAGCTTTATTCTGCGAAAAGAATAA
- a CDS encoding glycosyltransferase, protein MNFIPSTLHSVLTGLLWFTSFLLILYGLYYFVIALFSVRRLYSVNTRAPENKFAILIAARNEAEVIEHLIRSLKLQDYPKELYEIFVIPNNCTDKTKEIAEIAGASILTCPIKTKSKGEVLSFAVDTFLNSTNGSERFDAFCIFDADNLVHPNFLREMNHLLCSGAHAAQGRRESKNPTDTIISSCYTIYYNSLNRLYNHSRSALGLSSVVNGTGFMFSTTAIRNLGGWQTGTLTEDLEFSALCALNGIRIHWSPNAVVYDEQPLTFVQSWHQRKRWSSGMQQCLRKYWQPLLRSAVKRRNLHCLDILLMFLATHVQVVGFLSFVLTLLLSALNISYSLFPQTDLAFRLFLSFDTSYFAASATAVAALMLERKSLSKHLWGILFTWLFLTSWIPINLLCLFHKSEDWKPIDHVKGVSLKEVLSIQSD, encoded by the coding sequence ATGAACTTTATCCCAAGTACATTGCATAGTGTTCTAACAGGTCTTCTATGGTTCACAAGCTTTCTTTTGATCCTATATGGATTATATTATTTTGTCATTGCGCTCTTCTCCGTCAGACGACTTTATTCTGTTAATACAAGAGCACCGGAAAACAAGTTTGCCATTTTGATCGCTGCAAGAAACGAAGCGGAAGTGATCGAGCATCTGATCAGAAGTTTAAAGCTCCAGGATTATCCGAAAGAGCTGTATGAAATTTTTGTTATTCCTAACAATTGTACTGACAAAACAAAGGAAATCGCCGAAATAGCAGGGGCTTCTATCCTTACATGTCCAATAAAAACAAAATCCAAAGGAGAGGTTCTCTCATTTGCTGTCGATACCTTTTTAAATTCTACAAATGGTTCTGAACGATTTGATGCATTCTGTATCTTTGACGCAGACAACCTTGTCCATCCCAATTTTTTGAGAGAGATGAATCATCTACTATGTTCCGGCGCCCACGCCGCACAAGGACGCAGGGAGAGCAAAAATCCTACCGATACCATTATTTCATCATGTTACACCATTTATTATAATTCCCTCAACAGGCTCTATAATCATTCCAGAAGCGCTCTCGGACTATCTTCTGTCGTCAATGGCACCGGATTTATGTTCAGCACAACTGCAATCAGGAACCTAGGGGGCTGGCAGACGGGTACGCTTACGGAAGATCTGGAATTTAGCGCACTATGTGCATTAAATGGGATTCGGATTCATTGGTCTCCCAATGCAGTGGTATATGATGAGCAGCCGCTTACCTTTGTCCAGTCGTGGCATCAGAGAAAGCGATGGTCCTCCGGTATGCAGCAATGCCTTAGAAAATACTGGCAGCCCTTGCTGCGCAGCGCAGTAAAAAGAAGAAATCTTCATTGCCTGGATATTTTACTCATGTTCCTTGCAACGCATGTTCAAGTGGTTGGTTTTTTGTCCTTCGTTCTAACTCTGCTTTTGAGTGCTCTGAACATTAGCTACAGTTTGTTCCCTCAAACAGACCTGGCCTTTCGTTTATTCCTCTCCTTTGATACCTCTTATTTTGCGGCGTCTGCAACGGCAGTGGCGGCATTGATGCTGGAAAGAAAAAGTCTGTCAAAGCACCTTTGGGGCATTCTGTTTACCTGGCTGTTTCTGACGAGCTGGATTCCGATTAATCTCCTTTGTTTGTTTCATAAGTCCGAAGACTGGAAACCCATCGACCATGTCAAAGGCGTTAGCCTAAAGGAGGTTCTCTCCATCCAGTCCGATTAG